In the Hordeum vulgare subsp. vulgare chromosome 7H, MorexV3_pseudomolecules_assembly, whole genome shotgun sequence genome, one interval contains:
- the LOC123412937 gene encoding 3-ketoacyl-CoA synthase 6-like: MSSGSDLKGLTLLYNRTAKILVQPIVTTTTLAPGVLNKGAPWLAAAHQIVPQSSAIIVVVLLIITATVYLAFRPKIVYLIDYACFQPSSNLRVAKANFLEHQHLSPLLVDSTVNFIATVLERSGMGDETCVPPVLHYIEPYCGLDEARAEAELVVFSAVDDLLAKTGINLDAISVLITNISAFCPVPSIADVIVNRYKLRGDLRIINLSGMACSASVNAVGLASNMLRVMPRGSHALLVSTETIGPSYYEGNTRSMQLSNILFRIGGAAKLLSCSRGKARFRLGHFTRTITAANNDAYQCAYQEEDEEGNLGVALSKDIMNVARDTLKVNIMATAPLVLPASEFLMFLLFFVAKKVFCRRNTRPYIPNFCVAFEHFCIHVGGPAVITSVQRGLNLSDKHVEPSKMTLHRFGNQSTSSVWYQLSYIEAKGRMKKDDKVWMIGFGAGYECNTIGWVCIQPSSRVDGPWASCIHRYPVDVSKIG, translated from the coding sequence ATGAGTTCAGGTTCTGATCTCAAGGGCCTCACATTGCTATACAATCGCACTGCCAAAATCCTCGTCCAGCCAATTGTCACCACAACCACACTCGCACCTGGCGTCCTCAACAAAGGTGCACCATGGCTTGCTGCAGCACACCAAATTGTGCCCCAATCCAGTGCTATTATTGTGGTCGTTCTACTCATCATCACGGCCACCGTCTACCTTGCATTTCGTCCTAAAATTGTATATCTTATTGATTACGCTTGCTTCCAACCAAGTTCCAACTTAAGAGTCGCAAAGGCAAACTTCCTCGAGCATCAACATCTCTCGCCTTTGCTTGTTGATTCTACAGTTAACTTCATAGCTACTGTTCTTGAGCGCTCAGGCATGGGCGATGAAACATGTGTCCCGCCTGTACTTCACTATATAGAGCCATACTGTGGGCTTGATGAAGCACGCGCCGAAGCAGAGTTGGTTGTCTTCTCGGCAGTCGATGACCTTTTGGCCAAGACAGGCATTAACCTTGATGCGATCAGTGTTCTTATAACCAACATCAGTGCATTTTGCCCGGTACCATCCATTGCCGACGTGATTGTGAACAGATACAAGTTGCGAGGCGATCTACGCATCATCAACCTCTCAGGGATGGCGTGCTCTGCCTCAGTGAATGCAGTGGGGCTCGCCAGTAACATGTTGCGGGTCATGCCTCGGGGGTCACACGCGTTGCTGGTGTCAACAGAGACTATTGGACCGTCCTACTATGAGGGGAATACGCGTTCTATGCAGTTGTCTAACATCTTGTTCCGCATAGGCGGTGCTGCCAAGTTGTTGTCGTGTTCTAGGGGCAAGGCTCGGTTCCGGCTTGGTCATTTCACACGGACGATCACTGCAGCAAACAACGATGCCTACCAGTGTGCTTatcaagaggaggatgaggagggaaACCTAGGGGTTGCTCTCTCTAAGGACATTATGAATGTTGCTAGAGATACGCTCAAGGTCAATATCATGGCAACTGCACCTCTTGTCTTACCAGCATCAGAGTTCCTCATGTTTTTGCTCTTCTTCGTGGCGAAAAAGGTGTTCTGTCGAAGGAATACCAGACCATACATCCCTAACTTTTGTGTTGCATTTGAGCATTTCTGCATCCATGTTGGTGGACCAGCGGTCATCACCTCAGTACAACGTGGTCTTAATCTATCAGACAAGCATGTTGAGCCATCAAAGATGACACTTCATCGATTTGGAAACCAGTCGACCTCATCGGTGTGGTATCAATTATCATACATCGAGGCCAAAGGCCGGATGAAGAAAGACGATAAAGTGTGGATGATCGGATTTGGTGCAGGGTATGAGTGCAATACCATTGGATGGGTGTGTATACAACCATCTTCACGTGTGGATGGACCCTGGGCTAGCTGCATCCATCGTTACCCAGTAGATGTCTCCAAGATTGGTTAA